TAAGAGGCCGGGGTTTTAATTTTTAACTCGTTTCTTATGAAGGTCTTACGCGGCGTGGGCCGTTACGTAGCGCACAAAGTCACCGACCGTGTTGAACGGCACTTCATCGGGCACAGTAATGTGGAAGTTGCGCTCCAGCTCCAGGATAATATCCACGAGGTCTACGGTGTCGAAGCGCAGGTCGCGGCTCAGGCTGGCGGTGCGGCGCAGGCGCACGGTCTTAATGGCCTTGCGCTTGCTGATGATGCGCAGCACTTGCTGCTCGATGCTTTTGGTGGGAGCGGTGGTAGAGAGGACGGTAAACATAACTTTTTGCGAAAAATAGATGAGCTGAACTGGGGGCGAAGTAACGGGGCACCTCGTCGGTTTCTTGCGGCTAGTGGCTGATTCAGCCGAAGAAACCGACGAATGCGCGGCTTGGCTAGGCCAGTACGGCCGGCGTGGCGGCTTCCACTTCCTCGTGGTCTACCTCGGCCGGGGGCGGCGGGCTGTTGTAGTCGCGGCCGGTAATGCGGGCCCGTAGCTTCTCGTTAAGAAGATACATGACCGGGACTACGAGCAGGGTAATAAGGGTTGCAAACGTCAACCCGAAAATTATAGTCCAGGCTAGCGGGCCCCAGAATACCACCGACTCGCCACCCAGGAAGAAGTGCGGGTGGCCCGAGTTGAAGAGCTCGTAGAAGTCGATGTTCAGGCCCACAGCCAGCGGGATGAGGCCCAGCGTGGCGGCCGTGGCCGTGAGGATAACGGGGTTGAGGCGGGTGCGGCCCGCCGTGACGAGGGCATCGTGGAGGTTCATGCCTTGGGCGCGGAGCATATCGGTGAATTCGACCAGCAGAATGCCGTTCTTTACTACGATACCCGCCAGGGCAATTACCCCTACACCCGTCATTACAATACTGATGTTCATGCCCGAAATGGCTAGCCCCAGCATCACGCCGATAATCGAGAAGATAATCTCAGTCAGGATGATGAGCGGCTTGCTCACGGAGTTGAACTGCGTGACGAGCACCAAAAAGATGAGGGCAATGGCGCCCACGGCAGCCACGCCGAGGAAGTCGCTGGTTTCCTTTTGGTCTTCCTGGGCGCCGCCCATTTTCACGGTGTAGCCCGGCGGCACGGGGAAGCTCTTGAGGGCGCGCGTCACGTTGGCTACCACGTCGGGGCCGGTAAAGCCGTTGAGCACGT
The genomic region above belongs to Hymenobacter sp. BRD128 and contains:
- a CDS encoding acyl carrier protein — its product is MFTVLSTTAPTKSIEQQVLRIISKRKAIKTVRLRRTASLSRDLRFDTVDLVDIILELERNFHITVPDEVPFNTVGDFVRYVTAHAA